One genomic window of Arvicola amphibius chromosome 4, mArvAmp1.2, whole genome shotgun sequence includes the following:
- the LOC119812953 gene encoding small nuclear ribonucleoprotein Sm D2 has product MSLLNKPKSEMTPEELQKREEEEFNTGPLSVLTQSVKNNTQVLINCRNNKKLLGRVKAFDRHCNMVLENVKEMWTEVPKSGKGKKKSKPVNKDRYISKMFLRGDSVIVVLRNPLIAGK; this is encoded by the coding sequence ATGAGTCTCCTCAATAAACCCAAGAGTGAGATGACCCCAGAGGAGCTGCagaagcgggaggaggaggaattcAACACAGGCCCCCTCTCGGTGCTCACGCAGTCAGTCAAGAACAACACCCAAGTGCTCATTAACTGTCGCAACAACAAGAAGCTCCTGGGGCGGGTGAAGGCCTTTGACAGGCACTGcaacatggtgctagagaatgTGAAGGAGATGTGGACTGAGGTCCCCAAGAGCGGCAAGGGCAAGAAGAAGTCCAAGCCTGTCAACAAGGACCGCTACATCTCCAAGATGTTCCTGCGTGGGGACTCAGTCATCGTGGTGCTACGGAACCCGCTCATCGCCGGCAAGTAG